One Solanum lycopersicum chromosome 4, SLM_r2.1 DNA window includes the following coding sequences:
- the LOC101250299 gene encoding uncharacterized protein — MEKEPVPSSITEEPQPKKQKMSTTTTSDEEYAAGAGDGSAPERKPRYKRRKVAIFFAYCGVGYQGMQKNPGAKTIEGDLEEALYQAGGVPDHDKCQPRKYEWARSARTDKGVSAVGQVVSGRFYVDPPGFIDRLNSILVPQIRIFGFKRVTNAFSAKKFCDKRRYVYLVPVFALDPYAHRDRESVLASLGSGKELVKCLNCPERGRKVAGVMGRRVFDPITQSVIIVDAPVVTANDPTTDTNMIIENEASLSEKVEERIDVVERSDENAKKEEQVEESVFCYGEKEKERFNRILKYFEGTHNFHNFTTRTKADDPAAKRFIISFNANTVVNVDGIDFVKCEVIGQSFMLHQIRKMIGLAVAIMRNCAPESLIVTAFRRDVNINVPMAPEVGLYLDECFFTSYNSKWKDTHEEVSLKAYLEEAEEFKVKYIYSHIASTEQKEGTMAVWLHSLNHRNYPDLRAVDIVKPAGGGLEVVETAVEAGLGAVNNGESTDNVSSAVAGPEVTETVVEAGVGAVNNGENTDNINSAGAGPEVVKTVVEACLVAVNNGESTGNVNSAGDDSEVVKTVVEADLVALNNGESINAKNGEAGRDADLINS; from the exons ATGGAGAAAGAACCAGTTCCTTCATCAATTACTGAAGAACCACAACCCAAAAAACAGAAAATGTCCACCACCACTACTTCCGACGAAGAATACGCCGCCGGCGCCGGAGATGGTTCTGCTCCGGAGAGGAAACCTAGATACAAGCGCCGGAAAGTAGCAATATTCTTTGCTTACTGTGGAGTAGGATATCAGGGTATGCAGAAGAATCCTGGAGCAAAAACAATCGAAGGAGATTTAGAAGAAGCACTTTATCAAGCAGGTGGTGTGCCTGACCATGATAAATGTCAACCCAGAAAGTACGAGTGGGCTCGTTCTGCTCGTACTGATAAGGGCGTTAGCGCCGTCGGTCAAGTTGTTTCGGGTCGGTTTTACGTCGATCCGCCTGGTTTTATTGATCGGCTTAACTCCATTCTCGTTCCTCAAATCCGGATCTTTGGGTTTAAACGTGTAACGAATGCGTTCAGTGCTAAGAAGTTTTGTGATAAACGTAGGTATGTGTATTTGGTTCCTGTTTTTGCTCTTGATCCATATGCACATCGTGATAGAGAAAGCGTGTTAGCTAGTTTAGGATCTGGAAAAGAGCTTGTTAAGTGTTTAAATTGTCCAGAAAGGGGTCGTAAAGTCGCTGGAGTAATGGGTAGACGTGTTTTCGATCCAATAACTCAGTCAGTTATTATTGTTGATGCACCAGTAGTTACTGCAAATGATCCGACTACTGatacaaatatgataattgaaAATGAAGCTTCTTTAAGTGAGAAGGTTGAAGAAAGGATTGATGTAGTAGAGAGAAGTGATGAAAATGCTAAAAAGGAAGAACAAGTGGAAGAGAGTGTGTTTTGCTAtggagagaaagaaaaagagagatttAACAGaattttgaagtattttgaagGAACTCATAATTTTCACAATTTCACAACTAGAACAAAAGCTGATGACCCTGCTGCCAAGCGAtttatcatttcctttaatgcaaatactGTAGTGAATGTTGATGGCATTGATTTTGTGAAGTGTGAGGTTATTGGTCAGAGCTTCATGCTTCATCAAATCCGTAAAATGATTGGTCTTGCTGTAGCTATCATGAGAAACTGTGCTCCTGAATCGTTAATTGTAACTGCCTTCCGAAG GGATGTCAACATCAATGTTCCCATGGCGCCTGAGGTTGGTTTGTATTTGGACGAATGCTTTTTCACCTCATATAACAGTAAGTGGAAGGACACTCATGAAGAAGTGTCTCTGAAAGCTTATTTAGAGGAAGCAGAAGAATTCAAAGTGAAGTATATCTATAGTCATATTGCATCGACAGAACAAAAGGAAGGGACAATGGCTGTATGGCTGCATTCCCTGAACCATCGTAATTACCCTGATCTGCGTGCTGTGGATATTGTTAAACCTGCTGGTGGTGGTCTGGAAGTTGTTGAAACTGCTGTTGAGGCTGGTTTAGGTGCTGTTAACAATGGTGAGAGCACTGATAATGTTAGTTCTGCTGTTGCTGGCCCAGAAGTTACTGAAACTGTTGTTGAGGCTGGTGTAGGTGCTGTCAACAATGGTGAGAACACCGATAATATTAATTCTGCTGGTGCTGGTCCTGAAGTTGTTAAAACTGTTGTTGAGGCTTGTTTAGTTGCTGTCAACAATGGTGAGAGCACTGGTAATGTTAATTCTGCTGGTGATGATTCAGAAGTTGTTAAAACTGTTGTTGAGGCTGATTTAGTTGCTCTGAACAATGGTGAGAGCATCAATGCAAAGAATGGCGAGGCAGGGCGCGATGCTGATTTGATCAACTCATAG
- the LOC101250597 gene encoding F-box protein SKIP23, translating to MVLSKTMSVDHDWSELPPELLDAIVNKIIDLRDYLHFRAVCPSWRSSTPATPKNLPCQLPWLMLPKNQTNRRGFFNFVDNKVHFLNLPEASSSRRRCGSSHGWLIIVDESPSIFVINPLTKVTFDLPPVSQFPNVMNFNFYSVGREFTLRSPDGEVHARNLKEMRDSFIRKAVISSSPSRDPNFITMVILNGTGELAYCKNGEHSWKFIDDARFYDEDVIYFEGLFYAVHKSGEIAVCDVSGDSPSVSFIETPKQIGGDMQYLVKTNDDFLLVTRFLELDIDAAYHKLDVVYKTVEFCVFRLVLERPRCEWEEINSLGETMLFLGENSSLALLASDFPGCGGNRIYFTDDYCEANYDGVDGNHDLGYYNLADGSIEALSCCPRSSHSMLRWPPPIWFTPNPC from the coding sequence ATGGTATTATCTAAAACCATGTCGGTTGACCATGACTGGTCGGAACTTCCACCGGAGCTTCTCGACGCGATCGTGAATAAGATAATTGACCTCCGTGACTACCTCCATTTCCGGGCGGTTTGTCCCAGCTGGCGTTCCTCAACGCCGGCGACTCCCAAAAACCTACCATGTCAGCTCCCATGGTTAATGCTCCCAAAAAACCAGACGAACCGACGTGGTTTTTTCAACTTCGTTGACAACAAGGTTCACTTTCTCAATCTTCCTGAGGCTTCAAGCAGCCGACGACGATGCGGCTCTTCCCATGGCTGGCTCATCATCGTCGACGAATCGCCGTCAATTTTCGTTATTAATCCACTTACAAAAGTAACTTTTGATCTTCCACCGGTTTCTCAATTTCCTAATGTgatgaatttcaatttttatagcGTCGGTCGGGAATTTACCCTCCGGTCTCCTGATGGCGAGGTTCACGCTCGTAATTTGAAAGAAATGCGTGATTCGTTTATTAGGAAGGCTGTCATTTCTAGTAGTCCTTCACGTGATCCGAATTTTATTACGATGGTGATCCTTAATGGAACAGGTGAGCTTGCTTACTGCAAAAATGGAGAACATTCATGGAAATTTATTGATGATGCGCGGTTTTACGATGAGGATGTTATCTATTTTGAAGGATTGTTCTATGCTGTTCATAAATCTGGAGAAATTGCAGTTTGTGATGTTAGTGGTGACTCACCTAGTGTTTCATTTATTGAAACTCCTAAGCAAATTGGTGGTGATATGCAGTATTTGGTCAAAACAAATGATGATTTTTTATTGGTGACTAGATTTTTGGAGCTTGATATTGACGCGGCGTATCATAAGCTTGATGTGGTGTATAAGACAGTTGAATTTTGTGTCTTTAGGTTGGTTTTAGAAAGACCAAGGTGTGAGTGGGAGGAGATTAACAGTTTGGGCGAGACAATGTTGTTTTTAGGAGAAAATTCTTCGTTGGCATTGTTGGCTTCTGATTTTCCTGGATGTGGAGGAAACAGGATTTACTTTACTGATGATTATTGTGAGGCTAACTATGATGGTGTCGATGGAAATCATGATTTAGGATATTACAATTTAGCGGATGGTAGTATTGAAGCGTTGTCCTGCTGTCCTCGCAGTTCACATTCTATGCTTCGTTGGCCTCCTCCAATTTGGTTCACTCCAAATCCATGTTGA
- the LOC101250013 gene encoding uncharacterized protein, producing the protein MNSQASLMTISLPEQEKLIHKLQLFKIQGKDKRGCSILSVIGKLFPARIVSVEAVNKYLQEKIYPSLEQRQFSIVYLHTGVNRAENFPGIAALRSICDAMPENVKNHLNAVYFLHPSLQSRLFLALFGRLIFSGGVYWKMNYMTRLEFLWEHVKRKEIEIPEFVYDHEEELDDYRPMMDYGMEGDHPRVYVNSTVEPAISMYSMRCIA; encoded by the exons ATGAATTCTCAAGCTTCTTTGATGACCATCTCCCTACCAGAACAAGAAAAACTTATTCACAAACTCCAACTCTTCAAGATTCAAGGTAAAGATAAACGTGGATGCTCCATCCTTAGCGTCATCGGCAAACTTTTCCCTG CAAGGATTGTAAGTGTGGAGGCAGTGAACAAGTATCTACAAGAGAAGATATATCCAAGTTTAGAGCAGAGACAGTTCTCAATAGTGTACCTGCATACAGGGGTTAACAGAGCTGAGAATTTCCCCGGAATAGCTGCTCTCCGGTCGATCTGTGATGCTATGCCGGAAAACGTGAAAAATCATCTGAATGCTGTGTATTTTCTTCATCCAAGCCTACAGTCTCGACTCTTCCTTGCTCTTTTCGGCCGGCTCATCTTCAGCGGAGG GGTGTATTGGAAGATGAATTACATGACCAGGCTAGAGTTCTTGTGGGAACACGTAAAGAGAAAGGAGATAGAAATACCCGAGTTTGTGTATGATCACGAAGAGGAGCTGGATGACTACCGTCCGATGATGGACTATGGAATGGAGGGAGATCATCCAAGGGTTTATGTTAATTCTACTGTTGAACCTGCTATTTCTATGTACTCAATGAGGTGTATTGCTTAG
- the LOC101251284 gene encoding mechanosensitive ion channel protein 8-like — translation MEKLRSFKSLSPVHHLHRANSPSHPIEERQNLLKETSIPSVSTLGSQAMDGTEGKEVVVKPNIRETSKTHKETELSSSSSSSKTQLSNNASTDESTLNKIYRDCSYDFSNDAAMKRMRDNSKDFDFVTESPFSQPSPLSRVEESPNHGVLTPREVRVSFNEKLAGNGSIRRRSNLSTGPGLQDEVVLSTSSSFRRKSNLLAATRTKSRLMDPPEQDQRSQKITMKSGILGRSTEFEDDDPFSDEDLPEEYKKMKFNLFSVLQMVSLILIIAAFVCSLTIRKFKGRSIFGLALWKWELMVLVLICGRLVSGWGIRLAVFFIERNFVLRKRVLYFVYGLRNSVQNCIWLSLVLIAWQCIFDKKVESITNTKVLRYVSRIWVCLLLGTFIWLLKTLLVKVLATSFHVTAFFDRIQEALFTQYVIETLSGPPLVEIKMELEEEERVIAEVQKLQSAGATLPPDLKASIFPKRPIGTPRKSTAAATPRSPVFSRAASRKEKEEQGGITIDHLHRLNQKNISAWNMKRLINIVRKGVLSTLDEKLEQSNGDDEAAVQITSEKQAKIAAKKVFINVAKPDSKFIYLEDIMRFMREDEALKTMQLFEGGTEAKGISKRALKNWVVNAFRERRALALSLNDTKTAVNKLHHMLNVLVGVIILVVWLLILKVATTHFLVFMSSQVLLVVFMFGNTAKTTFEAIIFLFVMHPFDVGDRVEIDGVHMIVEEMNILTTVLLRFDNLKIIYPNSVLSTKPISNYYRSPDMGDAIEFCIHISTPMEKIASMKEKITRYIQNKSDHWYPDPSVVMRDVEDLNRIKWSVWISHTMNFQDMGERWARRALLIEEMVKIFRELDIEYRMLPLDVNVRNMPQISSSRVPSNWSLCA, via the exons ATGGAAAAGTTGAGGTCTTTCAAATCTCTGTCTCCAGTTCATCATCTTCATCGTGCTAACTCTCCTTCACATCCAATAGAAGAACGTCAAAATTTATTGAAAGAAACCTCAATACCCAGTGTTTCTACTTTGGGTTCTCAAGCTATGGATGGAACTGAGGGTAAAGAAGTAGTTGTCAAACCGAATATCAGAGAAACCTCCAAAACCCATAAAGAAACAGAGCTctcctcttcttcatcttcttcgaAAACCCAGTTGAGTAACAATGCCAGTACCGATGAGAGTACACTGAATAAGATATATAGAGATTGCAGTTACGATTTCTCTAACGATGCAGCAATGAAACGCATGAGGGATAACAGCAAAGATTTCGATTTTGTAACGGAATCGCCATTTTCACAGCCGTCTCCGTTATCTAGGGTGGAAGAAAGCCCCAACCACGGCGTCCTTACACCGAGGGAAGTTCGGGTTTCTTTCAATGAGAAACTTGCCGGTAACGGATCGATTCGCCGGCGGTCCAATTTGAGTACTGGACCGGGTTTACAAGATGAGGTTGTGCTCAGTACCAGCTCTTCGTTTAGGAGAAAATCGAATCTTTTAGCTGCTACTAGAACAAAATCGAGGTTAATGGACCCACCTGAGCAAGATCAAAGGTCACAGAAGATTACTATGAAATCTGGGATTTTGGGGAGAAGTACTGAATTTGAAGATGATGACCCTTTTTCAGATGAGGATTTACCAGAAGAGTATAAGAAAATGAAGTTTAATTTATTCTCTGTTCTTCAGATGgtgagtttgattttgataattgCAGCTTTTGTTTGTAGTCTTACTATTAGAAAATTCAAGGGGAGGAGTATATTTGGGCTTGCATTGTGGAAATGGGAGTTAATGGTTTTAGTGTTGATTTGTGGGAGATTAGTTTCCGGATGGGGGATTAGATTGGCTGTGTTCTTTATTGAGAGGAATTTCGTGTTGCGTAAAAGAGTGTTGTATTTTGTCTATGGTTTGAGGAACTCAGTGCAGAATTGCATTTGGTTGAGTCTTGTTTTGATTGCTTGGCAATGTATTTTTGATAAGAAAGTTGAGAGTATTACGAATACGAAGGtattaaggtatgtgtctcGGATTTGGGTGTGTCTTTTGTTGGGAACATTCATTTGGTTGCTGAAGACACTGTTGGTGAAGGTTTTGGCTACATCATTTCATGTTACTGCATTCTTTGATCGGATTCAAGAAGCCTTGTTTACACAGTATGTGATTGAGACGTTGTCTGGACCGCCGTTGGTTGAGATTAAGATGGAGTTAGAGGAGGAGGAGAGGGTAATTGCTGAAGTCCAGAAGCTTCAGAGTGCTGGGGCTACATTGCCCCCTGATCTCAAGGCCAGTATATTTCCAAAGAGACCGATTGGGACTCCACGGAAGTCCACTGCTGCTGCTACTCCTAGGAGTCCTGTATTTTCGAGAGCTGCttcaagaaaggaaaaagaagaacagGGAGGCATAACTATAGATCATCTACATAGACTGAATCAGAAGAACATTTCAGCTTGGAATATGAAAAGGTTGATAAATATTGTTCGTAAAGGTGTGCTGTCAACTTTGGATGAGAAACTTGAACAGTCAAATGGCGATGATGAAGCTGCAGTGCAAATCACAAGTGAGAAACAGGCAAAAATTGCTGCCAAGAAGGTTTTTATTAATGTGGCGAAGCCTGACTCAAA GTTCATCTATCTGGAGGATATAATGCGTTTTATGAGAGAAGATGAAGCTTTGAAAACAATGCAGCTCTTTGAAGGCGGAACTGAAGCCAAAGGAATTAGTAAACGCGCGCTGAAAAATTGGGTG GTGAATGCATTTAGAGAACGGAGAGCTCTTGCTTTGTCTTTAAACGACACAAAGACTGCCGTTAACAAACTACATCACATGTTGAACGTCTTAGTAGGGGTTATCATACTTGTCGTCTGGCTTCTTATACTCAAAGTTGCCACTACACATTTCCTGGTCTTTATGAGCTCTCAGGTTCTTCTGGTTGTATTCATGTTTGGGAACACTGCCAAGACAACATTCGAGGCAATCATATTCTTATTTGTGATGCACCCATTTGATGTAGGCGATCGTGTTGAAATTGACGGAGTTCAT ATGATTGTAGAAGAGATGAATATATTGACTACGGTTCTCCTGAGATTTGATAACCTGAAGATCATATATCCCAACAGTGTCTTATCTACAAAGCCCATAAGTAACTACTATCGCAGTCCAGACATGGGTGATGCAATCGAATTCTGCATTCATATCTCAACTCCTATGGAAAAAATAGCATCaatgaaagagaaaataacAAG GTATATTCAGAACAAAAGTGATCATTGGTATCCAGATCCCTCAGTTGTGATGAGGGATGTTGAAGACTTGAACAGGATAAAGTGGTCAGTATGGATTTCACACACAATGAATTTCCAAGACATGGGAGAGAGATGGGCAAGGAGAGCTCTTTTAATTGAGGAAATGGTTAAGATATTCAGAGAGCTAGATATCGAATATCGTATGCTCCCTCTTGATGTCAATGTTCGTAATATGCCACAGATATCATCGAGCAGAGTCCCTTCTAACTGGTCTCTCTGTGCTTAA